From Selenomonadales bacterium:
GGTGAACAAGCGATTCGCTGAGCGTACCGATCGAGATGAGAGGTGATGCGATGACGTGATTTTTCGTATTGAGCAGTATCGCATAAAAATGCTCTCTGTCACAATATCTGAGCCGTGGCATCATATAATTAGCGATGTCATCACTCGAGCGTATGACAACTCGTTTTTTCGAGTCACCGATAGCAACGCGTTTGCCCAGTTCGAGTGCGGCGGCGATCGTGATGGCTTTGGCTTCTCCGACGCCTTTACGCTTCATAAGCGATTCTATCGAAGAATGTGCCAGTCCGCCAAGCCCATCTTCGCCCGCTTCGATCAGTATCCGCTCAGCCAGACGCATGACGGATTCTTCCTGCGTACCTGTCCGCAGAAGAATAGCAAGCAGTTCTGCATTGCTGAGTGCTTCTGCTCCATGGTTCATCAGCTTCTCACGCGGACGCTCGTCCTTAGGAAGGTCTTTCATCATCAGTTGTTTTGATTCGTCAGCCATGTCTATCACTTCACTTACGTTTCATTCGCGATTATTTTTTGTCCCACGCACTTTGGCCAAATGTCGACAATACTTCTGCGACGCGTGCGATCGGCAGTCCTACGACGTTGTTATAACAGCCGCTGATGTGCGATACGAGGAGCGCACCGATGCCCTGTATACCGTATGCACCTGCCTTGTCCATCGGCTCGCCTGTTGCGATATAAGCGCGTATCTCGTCCATATCATAGTTGCGCATCGTAACGTCTGTCACAACGGCTTCCGAGTGGATACGCTCGCCCTGCACGACTGCGATGCCCGTCATGACTTGATGAACACTGCCCGACAGCTCGGCAAGCATCTTTTCGGCGTCGTTTTCATCTTGCGGTTTGCCGAAGATTCGTCCGTTTACAACAACGATGGTGTCTGCTCCGATGACGATGTCCTTCGGATATGATTTGGCGATGTCCTGCGCCTTGATAAGGGCATTGTGTTTGACGATATCGATCGGCGCGCCGTCTTCCATCTCTTCTTCGACAGAGCTCGGAACGACTTTGAACTGATATCCTACTTGTGTTAATAATTCTCTGCGTCTTGGTGATGCAGATGCCAATACGATCAATGTTCTCTTCTCCTTTTAATAAAACCGTCTATGCAAAAAGATACCGAATACAACACCGAGCATCGTCATGATGCTTGGCTGAAGCGAGAATCCGATAACGAATGTCGCTACGATCAGATTGACCGTCACAGGCGGTACTGATAATATCAGATATTTTTTAACCAAAAAAGATGCCACATCGGAGATGCTCGGGATCGTGGTCAAAAATTCACCTACGCCCGTTCCGACGATCGCACCGATAATAATAAATAACAAAAAAATGATCGTGCTTTTATTGCTTTTCAAAAAGGGTTCCTCCTAAATTTCGTTTGCCTTATACATATTCTCCCTGTGTGCGCAAAATCCTGCGTCATATCTGTCCTTCTCCATAACAGAAAACGAGCAAGTCAACGACTTGGCTGACTTGCTCGCATACTGCTTATTATGTATTACAGATATCTGAAGTAAACATATACATGGCTGATAATGATTGAAAGAATCATCAACGGGAACGCGATTTTGAAGAATCGTACGAACGAGATCGGTTGTCCTGCTGCTGCGGCAATACCTGCAACAACGACGTTTGC
This genomic window contains:
- the maf gene encoding septum formation inhibitor Maf, translated to MIVLASASPRRRELLTQVGYQFKVVPSSVEEEMEDGAPIDIVKHNALIKAQDIAKSYPKDIVIGADTIVVVNGRIFGKPQDENDAEKMLAELSGSVHQVMTGIAVVQGERIHSEAVVTDVTMRNYDMDEIRAYIATGEPMDKAGAYGIQGIGALLVSHISGCYNNVVGLPIARVAEVLSTFGQSAWDKK
- a CDS encoding DUF4321 domain-containing protein — protein: MKSNKSTIIFLLFIIIGAIVGTGVGEFLTTIPSISDVASFLVKKYLILSVPPVTVNLIVATFVIGFSLQPSIMTMLGVVFGIFLHRRFY